ATAGGAAACTGGTTGTCAATTTCAGCCACTACTCGATGCTTCCCCGTGCCCCTAATGCTCTCCCGCACCCTGCGGCGGCAGGTTCGGCCCGGCAAGGTGCGCGAAACCGGATCAAGGAGCCCACTGCCATGAAGAAGATCATCCACCCCGTCGCCGGAGGGCTTGCGATGCTGTGCATCGCCACGTTCTGGCTGGCCACCGCGCTCAGCGAATCGTTCGGCACCGATGAAACCATCACGGCGGTCAAGACGGCGATTCCGTGGGGGCTGCTGGTGCTGATTCCGGCCCTGATGGCCGCCGGTGGCAGCGGATTCGCGCTGGCACAGGGACGCCGCGGCGGGCTGCTCAGCGCCAAGATCAAGCGCATGCAGTGGATCGCGGCCAATGGCGTCCTGATCCTCATTCCCGCCGCCCTGTTCCTGGCCTCCAAGGCCCGGGCGGGCGAGTTCGATGGTGTCTTCTATGCCGTGCAGGCGCTCGAACTCGCAGCGGGCGCGGCAAACATCGCCCTGTTGGGGCTCAACATGCGTGACGGACTCAGGATGACGGGCAGGCTACGCCGCCCCGCGCGGTGACGAAGACCGGAGAGGCACCTCCATCCCATCCCTCTTATCGACCTTGAGTTGAAGAAAGCACCATGAAGAAGCAACAGAACCGGGCGGCCATGCCGCTCCTGATTATGGCGACAGCACTTGTGCTGATGTCATCGGCCAATGCAGCCGACCCCGTACGTGAACGCATCGACGGCTTCAAGGACAGCAAACGCGCCATCGCGGAGATCAAGGATGCCATCGAAAAAGGCGACATGACCACCGTCGCCAAGCAGGCACGCTCGATGGTGGTGTTTGCGCGGAAGATTCCCGGCCTCTATCCCCCGGACGCCCAGGGCGGCTTCTTCTCCGCAGCCAAACGCAGTATCTGGACTAATTTCCCCGATTTCGTACAGCGAGCCGAGGCGTTCGAGTCCAGCGCCTGGCGACTGGCGGAACTGGCGGCTTCCAGCGATGCGGATGTCGCGGCCCTTTCCAAGCGCTTGCAGCAGGTGGCCGACAGTTGCGCGGCCTGCCATCGATCGTACAAAAGGGGGCGCTAGTGGGGCAGCCTGCACTGCGCAAGATCCGTGTCTGGGATCTGCCCGTCCGTCTGTTCCATTGGGCGCTGCCGGTGCTGATGACGGTGCTGTTCCTGAGTGCTTATGCAGGGCAGATGCAAGTCCATGCACGGATGGGCACGGTCACCCTGGTTCTGGTGCTGTTCCGGTTGGTCTGGGGTTTCGTCGGCAGTCAGACCGCAAGATTCAGCGACTTCGTCACCGGTATTGGCGGTATCCACGACTACCTGTCGGGCAAGCGGCCGAAGACGACGGGACACAATCCCCTCGGTGCATGGATGATCCTGGCCATGCTGGCGACGCTGCTGATCCAGTCGCTTTCGGGCCTGTTCTCCAGCGACAGTATCGCGTTCGACGGGCCGCTGGCGCATTGGATCGGCCATACGGCGGCCAACCTCGCCGCTCGCGTCCACACGAATCTGGCCTATGCAATCGACATCTTGATCGCGGTACATGTGCTGGCCGTGGTGCTGCACTGGGCGCTGCGCGGCGAAAACCTGATCATGCCGATGTTATCCGGCAACAAGCACGTGCCGGCGGACGTCGGCCAGCCCGCATTTTCCAACCCTGCCCTCGCACTGACCATCCTCGTTCTGATCGCGCTTCTGATTGCCGCAGTCGCTCTGGCTGAATGATCGACGCCCGGCCTGCTTCCCAGGCCGAACGCCCCCGGCTACACAGCGGCCCGGCCCGCCGCCCTTGCTGTAAACTGGTTGTCAAATACAGAGTTGCGGAGATGCCATGAGTCAGGCCAAGGCCGACAAACTGACGGCTGTCACGCTGGCCGTTTTCCGTCTGAACGGCCAGCTCATCGAATGGGGCGACCGCTTCTGCGCGCCGCACGGACTGACCAGCGCACGCTGGCAGGTGCTGGGCGCCATCTCGATGGCCCCTCAGACTCCTACCGTCCCCCAGATCGCCGCCACGATGGGCTTGACGCGGCAGGGCGTGCAGAAACAGATCAATCTGCTGGTCGAGGAGGGGCTGGTCGCCCCCTGCCCCAATCCCGCGCACAAGCGTTCCCCGCTGTATGTCCTCACCTCGCAGGGACAGGCGGCCTATCAGGCGGTACTGCAGAACTGGCAACGGCACGTGCATGACATCTCCGCGGCGTTCAGCGCCGCCGATCTGGATGCGGCGGGCCGTGTGCTGGCGGCGATGTCGCGCATTCATGCCACGGATTGAAGTGAAACGCCGCTCACGCTCACTGCTGTGTTTACTGCTCCCGCACGGGCATCGGCACGCTTGAGGCGGCTCGGTGCATACTGAACCGGTATCTGTCATCTACGTAGAAAGACGGGGGAACTCTGTGACTCATACGTGCTGCCGGATTCGCTGTTTAATTATGTCCGCCGTGCACCAACCTGTTCACCGCCCGTCCGCTGAACTCTGATGCAAGCCAGCAGCATGAAGTGCCTCGTCGTCATAGCCCATCCCATCACCGACAGCCTGTGCCACACAATGGCTCAGTCTGTCATTGCCGCTTTGACGGCAAGCGGTCACGAGGTGATGGTCGAAGACCTCTATCTGTCTGCTTTTTCGCCTGCTCTCACGGCCAGCGAACGCCAAAGCTACTACAGCCCAACGTTCGACTCTGTCGCCGTTCAAGACCAAATCGACCGACTGCTTTCCGCCGAAGTTCTGGTTCTTGTCTTTCCCACTTGGTGGTTCAGCTTTCCGGCCATGCTGAAAGGGTGGTTTGATCGCGTCTGGGCTCCCGGCATCGCCTACGACCACGCCACCGACCTCGGCCCAATCAAGCCACGGCTCCATAAGCTCCGAAGAACGCTGGCTGTTACCTCTCTTGGTTCGCCGTGGTGGGTTGATCGCCTGGTGCTCCGGCAGCCGGTTAAACGCGTACTGAAAACGGCCCTGTTGGGTACTTGCGCCCCAAACTGCCGATTCGAGATGTTGTCGCTCTACAAGGCGGAATCTCTCACGTAATCTCAAGTTCAACCATTCTGTTCGCGTATCGAACGCGCGATTTCCAAATGGTACTGATCGCTTTCCGTCTGCGGTGATGGCGGCTTGGAAACGAAGGGCTGGGTCCGATCAGGACCGGGCCCCGCTCTCATGCCGGATCGGCGCCATGGACGATTTCTGACTATGGAGACCGCCCCCCCGACCACCAAGCGCCAACGGGAGGTGACCTCGTCAGTCACCCGAAATGATGGCCCGGGTGATCTTGTCGAACAGTTCAGGGCGTTCTTCGGCAATGAGATCGAGCCAGTCGCGCACGGCCTCCGCAAACGCGTCCGCCGTGCGCACGTGGCTCACGTCGATACCGAGCGCGCGGAACGCGTCGACCTCGTGCCGGGCGAAGCGCAGCCTTCCTTGAGTAGTTCGGAGCATGATGGTTCTCCCCGGTGTTCAGGGCGCGCGATCGATTCGAGCAGACTGGCCCAACGCGCCAGGGCGTCCTTGCGTTCCTCGAAGTAGTCGTACTGGTTGTACACGCCCTCCACATCGCGCAGCTTGTGGTTCAGCGCCCGTTCGGCGACGAACCGGTCCACGCCCAGCGCGGCCATGTGCGTGCGGGCCGTGCGCCGCATATCGTGCACAGTAAAGTGCGCCATGCCGTCCAGCGGCAGCCGGCGCAGCGCAACGTTCAGCGTGTCGGGGCTGATGTGGCCAAAGCGGTTCCGCCTCACCACGCCGCCCTTCATGTGGATCCGCCTGCGGGCGGGAAACAGGTATTCGCTGTTGCACGCGAACACCTTTACCTCCTCCAGCCACCCCAGCACCTGGGGCACCAGCGGGATGTCGATGGGCTGTTTCGTCTTGGTGCGGGAAGGATGCAGCGACCACACGCCGCGTGCCAGATCGAACTCCGTCCACCTGGCCGACAGCAGTTCCATCTTGCGCACGCACAGTGCGAGCAGGAGCCAGACTGCCAGTTCGTTTTCCCGGCCGAAGTTCGGAGTGTCGCGCATGGCCTTGGCCAGCGCCGCGAGTTCGTCGCGGTTCAGCCAGCGCTGCCGGGCAGGCTCGGCACCGCCCGCGTCGGAGATCTCGAAGCCGGAGACCGGATTGGCCTCGATCCACCGGCGCTTCACGGCGAAGTGGAACATGCGGAAGAGGTAGCGCAGTGCATCGTTGGCCACCGTGGGCGCGCCGGCGTCGAGGATGCGGGTGAGCACCCTGTCGATGTGCAGCGGCCGTACTTCCTCCACAGCCAGCTTTCCGATCATCGGGTTGATGTGCCGGCGAAGAGCACGCAGCACGACCTCGGGATGCTTGTAGGTCCTGGCGATGTGGCGGTCGTACCAGGCCTGGGCCAGGGCCGCCACGTCGGTCCGCTCCCGGGCCTTGAGCCGTTCGGCGCGTTTCTCGGCGGCGACATCCACCCCCTGCTGGATGCGCGCCCTGTCCTG
This DNA window, taken from Thauera sp. K11, encodes the following:
- a CDS encoding cytochrome c, which produces MKKQQNRAAMPLLIMATALVLMSSANAADPVRERIDGFKDSKRAIAEIKDAIEKGDMTTVAKQARSMVVFARKIPGLYPPDAQGGFFSAAKRSIWTNFPDFVQRAEAFESSAWRLAELAASSDADVAALSKRLQQVADSCAACHRSYKRGR
- a CDS encoding cytochrome b/b6 domain-containing protein, with the protein product MGQPALRKIRVWDLPVRLFHWALPVLMTVLFLSAYAGQMQVHARMGTVTLVLVLFRLVWGFVGSQTARFSDFVTGIGGIHDYLSGKRPKTTGHNPLGAWMILAMLATLLIQSLSGLFSSDSIAFDGPLAHWIGHTAANLAARVHTNLAYAIDILIAVHVLAVVLHWALRGENLIMPMLSGNKHVPADVGQPAFSNPALALTILVLIALLIAAVALAE
- a CDS encoding MarR family winged helix-turn-helix transcriptional regulator, with the protein product MSQAKADKLTAVTLAVFRLNGQLIEWGDRFCAPHGLTSARWQVLGAISMAPQTPTVPQIAATMGLTRQGVQKQINLLVEEGLVAPCPNPAHKRSPLYVLTSQGQAAYQAVLQNWQRHVHDISAAFSAADLDAAGRVLAAMSRIHATD
- a CDS encoding NAD(P)H-dependent oxidoreductase, with product MQASSMKCLVVIAHPITDSLCHTMAQSVIAALTASGHEVMVEDLYLSAFSPALTASERQSYYSPTFDSVAVQDQIDRLLSAEVLVLVFPTWWFSFPAMLKGWFDRVWAPGIAYDHATDLGPIKPRLHKLRRTLAVTSLGSPWWVDRLVLRQPVKRVLKTALLGTCAPNCRFEMLSLYKAESLT
- a CDS encoding tyrosine-type recombinase/integrase codes for the protein MTEIEHITDKTLRAWLSRGPTDRGIGGGLTFVATAVGAPKGHASWILRYRFGGMSREKVLGRYPDLSLKDARELARQDRARIQQGVDVAAEKRAERLKARERTDVAALAQAWYDRHIARTYKHPEVVLRALRRHINPMIGKLAVEEVRPLHIDRVLTRILDAGAPTVANDALRYLFRMFHFAVKRRWIEANPVSGFEISDAGGAEPARQRWLNRDELAALAKAMRDTPNFGRENELAVWLLLALCVRKMELLSARWTEFDLARGVWSLHPSRTKTKQPIDIPLVPQVLGWLEEVKVFACNSEYLFPARRRIHMKGGVVRRNRFGHISPDTLNVALRRLPLDGMAHFTVHDMRRTARTHMAALGVDRFVAERALNHKLRDVEGVYNQYDYFEERKDALARWASLLESIARPEHRGEPSCSELLKEGCASPGTRSTRSARSVST